In a genomic window of Armatimonadota bacterium:
- a CDS encoding S8 family serine peptidase, with protein sequence MFRAKRSILFLMIALFGLSVSFAAAGRERYRDGEILVKFKPGARANLVSAALGATVRRSLPRIGVHHLKLKPGRSVEDSVAKFRKNPNVVWAAPNHVLRLDATMPDDEWFEGQEWCIPELEICIPSGGQWGLYNPDGRYDIHAPEAWDIEQGSDSTIIAIVDTGIQSYHWDLGGKVIDGYNALDGSSDTDDDHMHGTFVASVAAANTNNAEGVAGVDWNALLMPIKVLDSTGEGDEAGAAEGIIWAVDHGARIINMSFGTYDHVQALEDAVNYAWNAGCLVVAASGNDDLDDATDRHYPSYYPVCISVGASNEYDRRCTSADWILGGSNYGDSLDVLAPGNNIYGAVPGYYDPWFEEWTEYEAMSGTSAAAPFVSGLAGLIWAHNPTWDNRQVRDQIERTCDDIGATGWDRFSGWGRINAFRSLSESPTVYASIGEVLGQSDGANVSLPGRVVTAGITDFGDRFYIEEADRSAGVMVYCGPGTTVAAAIGDRVRVNGKLSSVNGERALITPSVTPDGTGTLPRPLGMPARAVGGALAAYGGETPGVGLYNCGLLVRVWGRVKSVGWNYFYLEDGSGLIDGSGFQGLKVFVGSAPKPAVGDYLSVTGISSVESPEGTGVRLPVIRVRKADDVRKLN encoded by the coding sequence ATGTTCCGCGCAAAGAGAAGCATCCTTTTCCTGATGATAGCCCTCTTCGGTCTGTCCGTCTCGTTTGCGGCTGCCGGCCGCGAGAGGTACAGAGACGGCGAGATACTAGTCAAGTTCAAACCCGGTGCCAGGGCGAACCTCGTGTCGGCCGCCTTGGGGGCGACGGTTCGCCGGTCCCTGCCGCGCATCGGCGTGCATCATCTTAAGCTCAAACCCGGCCGCTCCGTAGAGGACTCCGTTGCGAAGTTCCGCAAGAACCCCAATGTCGTATGGGCCGCTCCGAACCATGTATTGCGCCTTGACGCCACCATGCCCGACGACGAGTGGTTCGAGGGCCAGGAATGGTGCATCCCCGAGTTGGAGATATGCATCCCCAGCGGGGGTCAGTGGGGCCTCTACAACCCCGACGGTCGGTACGACATCCACGCGCCGGAGGCATGGGACATCGAGCAGGGCTCGGATTCAACTATTATCGCAATCGTGGACACCGGCATCCAGTCCTACCATTGGGACCTCGGCGGCAAAGTGATAGACGGGTACAATGCCCTTGATGGCTCGTCGGATACCGATGACGACCACATGCACGGCACCTTCGTCGCCAGCGTGGCGGCTGCCAATACGAACAATGCAGAAGGGGTTGCGGGGGTGGATTGGAACGCGCTCCTCATGCCGATCAAGGTGCTCGACTCGACCGGTGAGGGCGACGAGGCCGGCGCCGCGGAGGGAATCATCTGGGCCGTGGATCACGGTGCCAGGATCATCAACATGAGCTTCGGGACCTACGATCACGTGCAGGCGCTCGAGGACGCCGTGAACTATGCATGGAACGCGGGATGCTTAGTAGTCGCGGCGAGTGGCAATGACGACCTGGACGACGCAACCGATCGTCACTACCCGTCGTACTATCCGGTCTGCATCTCTGTCGGCGCGTCCAACGAGTATGACCGCCGGTGCACCTCTGCGGACTGGATACTCGGCGGCAGCAACTACGGGGATTCGCTCGACGTGTTGGCGCCCGGCAACAACATCTACGGCGCGGTCCCCGGCTACTACGATCCGTGGTTTGAGGAGTGGACCGAGTACGAGGCCATGTCGGGAACATCCGCGGCCGCTCCCTTTGTCTCCGGACTGGCGGGCCTGATCTGGGCGCACAACCCGACCTGGGATAACCGGCAGGTCCGCGATCAGATCGAGCGCACCTGCGACGACATAGGCGCGACCGGATGGGACCGATTCTCGGGGTGGGGAAGGATCAACGCATTCAGGTCCCTATCGGAGAGCCCGACCGTCTATGCAAGCATCGGCGAGGTGCTCGGTCAGTCGGACGGGGCGAATGTGAGTCTTCCCGGCAGGGTGGTCACCGCTGGAATCACTGATTTCGGCGATCGTTTCTACATCGAGGAGGCCGATCGGTCAGCGGGTGTCATGGTCTACTGCGGACCCGGCACAACCGTCGCGGCGGCGATCGGCGACCGGGTGAGAGTCAACGGCAAGCTGTCGTCGGTGAACGGCGAGCGCGCGCTGATAACCCCTTCCGTGACGCCTGACGGGACCGGTACGCTGCCCCGTCCTCTGGGGATGCCGGCTCGGGCGGTTGGCGGCGCTCTCGCGGCGTACGGCGGCGAAACGCCCGGCGTCGGTCTCTACAACTGCGGGCTGCTGGTGCGTGTCTGGGGTCGCGTCAAGTCCGTCGGCTGGAACTATTTCTACCTCGAGGATGGTTCCGGGCTGATAGACGGATCGGGATTCCAGGGACTCAAGGTGTTCGTGGGAAGCGCGCCCAAACCGGCTGTTGGTGACTATCTGTCCGTGACCGGAATCAGCTCGGTCGAGTCCCCCGAAGGCACGGGGGTTCGTCTGCCGGTGATCCGGGTGCGAAAGGCGGATGACGTGCGGAAACTCAACTAG
- a CDS encoding DUF362 domain-containing protein, with the protein MRTAVSIVKCEDYTPSNVLRAVREAVDLIGGIERFVTFGEKVLIKPNLLSPHPPEHAVTTHPAVVEAVVGLAAASGARCVIGDCPSIRADTPVGYEHLLRVTGMADVLQRTGATSLRLDERRMEREVPDARVFRSITLTEALNGGEALISVCKFKTHELTLLSGAVKNLFGLIPGRRKLQYHLQAGSNPEMFAQILVDLLRAVRPTLSIMDGIVGMDGQGPAAGRRRTFGVIIASSDPVALDAVACAAAGVDPMEIPTLRLAHEQGVGVADLSQIQVVGAAVSEVRIEDFLMPPRGDIVSRLPKPLYRMLRNQLVRKPVFIRKRCSGCRSCVKTCAVEAIAGKGKNLRVDYAACIRCYCCQEVCPEQAIRLAMSPLRSFVEAARRVRRKLRRLFRSEASVGK; encoded by the coding sequence GTGAGAACTGCTGTATCCATCGTCAAGTGCGAAGACTACACGCCGTCGAACGTCCTCCGGGCCGTTAGGGAAGCGGTTGACCTTATAGGCGGCATCGAGCGGTTCGTCACGTTCGGCGAGAAGGTGCTCATCAAGCCCAACCTGCTGTCCCCTCATCCGCCGGAACACGCCGTCACTACGCATCCCGCTGTCGTCGAAGCGGTCGTAGGCCTCGCGGCCGCGTCCGGAGCCAGGTGCGTGATCGGCGACTGCCCCTCGATCCGCGCCGACACTCCGGTGGGCTACGAGCATCTCCTGAGAGTCACCGGCATGGCCGACGTTCTGCAGCGAACCGGGGCGACCTCGCTCCGCTTGGACGAACGCCGAATGGAGCGCGAGGTACCCGATGCCCGAGTCTTTCGCAGCATAACGCTGACCGAGGCTCTCAATGGTGGAGAGGCTCTGATCAGTGTCTGCAAGTTCAAGACTCACGAGCTGACGCTTCTCTCGGGAGCGGTCAAGAACCTCTTCGGCCTGATTCCGGGGCGTCGCAAGTTGCAGTACCACCTTCAGGCGGGCAGCAATCCCGAGATGTTCGCTCAGATACTCGTGGACCTGCTTCGAGCGGTCCGGCCGACTCTCTCGATCATGGACGGCATCGTCGGCATGGACGGGCAGGGTCCGGCTGCCGGTCGGAGGCGCACCTTCGGCGTGATCATCGCATCGTCCGATCCGGTCGCGCTCGATGCGGTCGCCTGCGCGGCCGCTGGCGTCGATCCGATGGAGATTCCTACTCTCAGGCTCGCGCATGAGCAGGGGGTCGGTGTCGCCGATCTCTCGCAGATACAGGTCGTCGGTGCTGCGGTGAGCGAAGTGCGCATCGAGGACTTCCTCATGCCTCCCAGAGGGGATATCGTGAGCCGCCTGCCGAAACCTCTATATCGGATGCTCCGCAACCAGTTGGTGCGCAAGCCTGTCTTCATTCGGAAGAGGTGCTCCGGCTGCCGGAGCTGTGTGAAGACCTGCGCGGTTGAGGCCATAGCCGGGAAGGGTAAGAACCTGCGGGTTGACTACGCGGCGTGTATTCGGTGTTACTGCTGCCAGGAAGTGTGCCCCGAGCAGGCGATCAGACTCGCGATGAGCCCGCTCAGGAGTTTCGTCGAGGCCGCGCGGCGGGTCAGGAGGAAACTGCGGCGCCTGTTCCGAAGTGAAGCATCCGTTGGAAAGTGA
- a CDS encoding DUF4139 domain-containing protein — protein sequence MFAAGTAGEPKDVELTVYNQNFALVKEQREMTLTQGINYVSVLDVASQIEPTSVAFKSLTDPEGVVVREQNYQYDLVSPDTILNKSIGKKVKIRRIVEGRVVEQDGVLLSSAQNGRVIQTATGILLDPSGEIEVQELPGGLVSTPTLMWKLEADKAGAHNTQVSYLTNGVGWMADYVAVVDPLDKFVDITGWVTLNNGSGATYENASLNLMAGDVRRIQPQYKDYEGGFGGLEMARVAAAPQFEEKSFFEYHLYTLQGKTTVRDKETKQITLMTAAQVPSKKIYIYDGRKQWWWSYRYGNYRPGESYDVSANKKVNVLVEIANTRENNLGIPLPKGRVRVYKQEAGANQHFVGEDEIDHTPKDEKIRLYLGDAFDIVGEHTRANFRRISNIEVEESFEISLRNHKDAPVTITVVEHLFGDWRILQSSHKYEKKDASTAEFLVEVPKDGEVKVTYTARTKW from the coding sequence GTGTTCGCGGCCGGGACTGCCGGTGAGCCGAAGGATGTCGAGCTTACCGTCTACAATCAGAACTTCGCCCTCGTCAAGGAGCAGAGGGAGATGACCCTGACACAGGGGATCAACTACGTCTCCGTGCTGGATGTCGCGTCTCAGATCGAGCCGACGTCCGTCGCCTTCAAGTCGCTCACCGATCCCGAGGGTGTCGTCGTCCGCGAGCAGAACTACCAGTACGATCTGGTCAGCCCCGACACGATCCTGAACAAGTCGATCGGCAAGAAGGTGAAGATTCGCCGGATTGTCGAGGGCAGAGTCGTCGAGCAGGATGGGGTCCTTCTTAGTTCCGCACAGAACGGTCGGGTCATCCAGACCGCGACCGGCATACTCCTCGACCCGTCGGGCGAGATCGAGGTTCAGGAGCTTCCGGGCGGACTGGTGTCCACGCCGACGCTCATGTGGAAGCTCGAGGCGGACAAGGCGGGCGCGCACAACACGCAGGTCTCCTACCTGACGAACGGCGTGGGTTGGATGGCGGACTACGTGGCGGTCGTGGATCCGCTCGACAAGTTCGTGGACATCACCGGGTGGGTTACGCTGAACAACGGAAGCGGCGCGACTTACGAGAACGCATCGCTCAATCTCATGGCAGGCGACGTGCGGAGGATTCAGCCGCAGTACAAGGACTACGAGGGCGGGTTCGGCGGACTCGAGATGGCTCGAGTTGCCGCAGCTCCCCAGTTCGAGGAGAAGTCGTTCTTCGAGTACCATCTCTACACGCTTCAGGGGAAGACGACCGTCCGAGACAAGGAGACCAAGCAGATCACGCTGATGACCGCCGCGCAGGTGCCGTCGAAGAAAATCTACATCTACGATGGGCGCAAGCAGTGGTGGTGGTCCTACCGCTACGGCAACTACCGGCCCGGCGAGAGCTACGATGTGTCGGCGAACAAGAAGGTAAACGTGCTGGTCGAGATCGCCAACACCAGGGAGAACAACCTCGGTATCCCGCTCCCGAAGGGGCGCGTTCGCGTCTACAAGCAGGAAGCCGGCGCGAACCAGCATTTCGTCGGCGAGGATGAGATAGATCACACCCCGAAGGACGAGAAGATCCGCCTCTACCTCGGCGACGCGTTCGACATCGTCGGCGAGCACACGCGGGCCAACTTCCGCCGGATCAGCAACATCGAGGTCGAGGAGAGTTTCGAGATCAGCCTGCGCAACCACAAGGATGCACCGGTGACGATCACCGTCGTCGAGCATCTCTTCGGCGACTGGAGAATCCTTCAGTCGAGCCACAAGTACGAGAAGAAGGATGCCTCCACGGCCGAGTTCCTGGTCGAGGTGCCCAAGGACGGCGAGGTCAAGGTTACCTACACCGCCCGGACCAAGTGGTAG